A single genomic interval of Candidatus Methylomirabilota bacterium harbors:
- a CDS encoding ABC transporter substrate-binding protein — translation MIFRVFALLVLFVLAGAPASAQEPIRIGFVTILTGPLAAPGKDMENGIELFLQQQKTTLSGRRVELTVVDSGGQPAGTLARARELVEQRKVHVIIGPLAAFEAYAIAPYVNAQRIPTISPSAAADDLTQRKATQFFVRATSDSSQPTMPFGTYAAKTLAYRKIATIADDFAFGHEVVAGFHKAFEDAGGQIVQKLWPPLGAADQGPYIGQLRRDIDAVFIGFAGVAALRFLKQYEEAGLKGKIPVLANQTAVDEALLKNMGDEALGVVSTMHYSAALDTPANRAFAGAYRKAFGADPGYYSVGAYTAGLFLKQALEKVGGKVEDTDAFLKALRGVAIAEAPGGPIRLDKYGQPIHNIYIRRVERKEGRLQNSVIHTIENVSQFWTYPEDEFLKQPPYSRAWPPCKHC, via the coding sequence ATGATCTTCCGCGTCTTCGCGCTCCTGGTCCTCTTCGTCCTCGCCGGGGCTCCCGCCTCCGCGCAGGAGCCCATCCGGATCGGCTTCGTCACGATCCTGACCGGGCCGCTGGCGGCGCCCGGCAAGGACATGGAGAACGGGATCGAGCTGTTCCTGCAGCAGCAAAAGACGACGTTGTCCGGCCGGCGCGTCGAGCTGACCGTGGTGGACAGCGGCGGCCAGCCCGCCGGCACGCTGGCCCGGGCCCGCGAGCTGGTCGAGCAGCGCAAGGTCCACGTCATCATCGGTCCGCTGGCGGCCTTCGAGGCCTACGCGATCGCGCCGTACGTGAACGCCCAGCGCATCCCGACCATCTCGCCCAGCGCTGCCGCCGACGACCTCACCCAGCGCAAGGCGACCCAGTTCTTCGTGCGCGCGACCTCGGACTCCAGCCAGCCCACCATGCCCTTCGGCACCTACGCCGCCAAGACGCTGGCGTACCGGAAAATCGCGACCATCGCCGACGACTTCGCTTTCGGCCACGAGGTGGTCGCGGGCTTCCACAAGGCCTTCGAGGACGCCGGGGGCCAGATCGTGCAGAAGCTCTGGCCGCCGCTGGGCGCCGCCGACCAGGGGCCGTACATCGGCCAGCTCCGGCGCGACATCGACGCGGTCTTCATCGGCTTCGCCGGCGTCGCCGCCCTCCGCTTCCTCAAGCAGTACGAGGAGGCCGGGCTGAAGGGCAAGATCCCGGTGCTGGCGAACCAGACCGCCGTGGACGAGGCCCTATTGAAGAACATGGGCGACGAGGCGCTGGGCGTCGTCTCGACCATGCACTACAGCGCCGCCCTCGACACGCCGGCCAACCGGGCCTTCGCCGGCGCCTACCGCAAGGCCTTCGGCGCCGATCCCGGCTACTACTCGGTCGGCGCCTACACGGCCGGGCTCTTCCTCAAGCAGGCCCTCGAGAAGGTCGGCGGCAAGGTCGAGGACACCGACGCCTTCCTCAAGGCCCTGCGGGGGGTCGCGATCGCGGAAGCCCCGGGCGGGCCGATCCGCCTGGACAAGTACGGCCAGCCGATCCACAACATCTACATCCGTCGCGTCGAGCGCAAGGAGGGGCGCCTGCAGAACAGCGTGATCCACACCATCGAGAACGTCAGCCAGTTCTGGACCTATCCCGAAGACGAGTTCCTCAAGCAGCCGCCCTACTCGCGCGCCTGGCCGCCGTGCAAGCACTGCTAG
- a CDS encoding ABC transporter substrate-binding protein, translated as MRRLGMVVVTLAALALLLVGERPTWAQRGPVKVALLVPTSGPLSANGKDMINGLELFFEEQKYRLAGREVKLIIEDDEGKPATGLTKLRGLVEGQGVHLIMGPLSAAVGYAIAPYVDGKKVPTIYPIVSSEDITQRKRSPYIVRTGWSSSQPSHPFGKWVYDNLKYRKIAMIGYDFAFGWEVAAGFQRSFEEAGGQVVQKLWPPLNTPDFAPYLAQLRRDVDAIYCVFSGADALRFSKQFDEAGLKARLPLIGGGTFTDEHVLRTMGDEVLGVVTALHYSAALPTPANKKFAAAYEAKFKQVPSYYSEGTYVAGAALRAALEATGGDIENVERFLGALRRADLSDAPRGPIRFDDYGNPVQNVYVRKVEKVGGRLQNTVFHTFPNVSQFWIYKPDEFLKNPVYSRDYPPCKHC; from the coding sequence ATGCGAAGACTCGGGATGGTCGTCGTCACCCTGGCCGCTCTCGCGCTGCTGCTCGTCGGCGAGCGCCCGACGTGGGCGCAGCGGGGGCCGGTCAAGGTCGCGCTGCTGGTGCCCACCAGCGGGCCGCTCTCGGCCAACGGCAAGGACATGATCAACGGCCTGGAGCTGTTCTTCGAGGAGCAGAAGTACCGGTTGGCCGGGCGGGAGGTCAAGCTCATCATCGAGGACGACGAGGGCAAGCCGGCCACCGGGCTCACCAAGTTGCGCGGGCTCGTCGAGGGGCAGGGCGTGCACCTTATCATGGGCCCGCTCAGCGCCGCCGTGGGCTACGCCATCGCGCCCTACGTCGACGGCAAGAAGGTCCCGACGATCTACCCCATCGTCTCGTCGGAGGACATCACCCAGCGCAAGCGCAGCCCCTACATCGTCCGCACGGGCTGGAGCAGCTCCCAGCCCTCGCACCCGTTCGGCAAGTGGGTGTACGACAACCTCAAGTACCGCAAGATCGCCATGATCGGCTATGACTTCGCCTTCGGCTGGGAGGTGGCTGCCGGCTTCCAGCGCAGCTTCGAGGAGGCCGGCGGACAGGTCGTCCAGAAGCTCTGGCCGCCGCTCAACACGCCGGACTTCGCGCCCTACCTGGCCCAGCTGCGGCGCGACGTGGACGCCATCTACTGCGTCTTCTCGGGCGCCGACGCCCTGCGCTTCTCCAAGCAGTTCGACGAGGCCGGCCTGAAGGCCCGGCTGCCCCTCATCGGCGGCGGCACCTTCACCGACGAGCACGTGCTCCGCACCATGGGCGACGAGGTGCTGGGGGTCGTCACCGCGCTCCACTACTCGGCCGCGCTCCCGACCCCCGCCAACAAGAAGTTCGCCGCCGCCTACGAGGCCAAGTTCAAGCAGGTCCCCTCGTACTACTCGGAGGGCACGTACGTGGCCGGCGCCGCCCTCCGGGCGGCCCTGGAGGCGACCGGCGGCGACATCGAGAACGTCGAGAGGTTCCTGGGCGCGCTCCGGCGGGCCGACCTCTCGGACGCGCCGCGCGGGCCCATCCGCTTCGACGACTACGGCAACCCGGTCCAGAACGTCTACGTCCGCAAGGTGGAGAAGGTGGGGGGCCGCCTGCAGAATACCGTCTTCCACACCTTCCCCAACGTCTCGCAGTTCTGGATTTACAAGCCGGACGAGTTCCTCAAGAACCCGGTCTACTCGCGGGACTACCCGCCGTGCAAGCACTGCTGA
- a CDS encoding xanthine dehydrogenase family protein molybdopterin-binding subunit, with product MASLIGAEVRRREDPALVQGAGRFVDDLVLSRLAFMSVLRSPHAHARVLRIDTTRAAALPGVLRVITARDVEGTVDPEPAVGIPPAAHRPPRPLLAREVVRYVGEPVAAVVAEDRYAAADACAGVEVEYDPLPAVSDPEAALAPGAPRVHAQFPDNVALAWSWSEGDVDGAFARARTVVRLRLRNQRVAGMALEPRGCLAEFRGGALTVWAGTQTPHRLRWGLAQMLRLPESAVRVIAPDVGGGFGCKIGFYADEALCAWAARRLGRPVKLVLTRREDFLTTTQGRGQLNDVEAAVAEDGTVLALRCRTIADLGAYLESLTPYPGMLTGRLLTGPYRIPAARYELTSVFTNAMATAPYRGAGRPEATYLLERTMDEIARTIGLDPAEVRRRNLIRSEEFPYRAPSGLLYDSGQYEAALDRALAMVDYKRFRDLQHRGREEGRYLGIGFSTFMETAGVGPSKITPIFGWESATVRVEMSGKVTVLTGTSPHGQGLETAFAQIAADRLGLPMDDVAVLHGDTAVVAAGVGTFGSRSIAVGGPAVAASIDKVLDKARPIAAALLEAAADDIVFDGGRFSVRGVPDRALTLADVAAAAWAAKTLPAGLEPGLEATTVWDPPNFTFPSGTHVAVVEVDPESGGVRLLRVVAVDDCGRVINPLLVEGQIQGGLAQGLGQALWEQVAYDETGQCLTASLMDYAVPKADALPPYELDRIETPSPVNPLGAKGCGEAGTIGSTPAAVNAVIDALAPFGVTHLDMPLTAARVWSAIQQAQHSRR from the coding sequence ATGGCGAGCCTCATCGGCGCCGAAGTCCGGCGGCGCGAGGACCCCGCCCTCGTCCAGGGGGCGGGGCGCTTCGTGGACGACCTGGTGCTGTCGCGCCTGGCCTTCATGAGCGTGCTGCGCTCGCCCCACGCCCACGCGCGCGTCCTCCGCATCGACACCACGCGGGCGGCGGCGCTGCCCGGCGTGCTCCGCGTGATCACCGCGCGCGACGTGGAGGGCACGGTCGATCCCGAGCCGGCCGTCGGGATCCCGCCGGCGGCGCACCGCCCACCCCGGCCGCTCCTGGCACGCGAGGTCGTCCGCTACGTCGGTGAGCCCGTGGCCGCCGTCGTCGCCGAAGATCGCTACGCCGCCGCCGACGCCTGCGCGGGCGTCGAGGTCGAGTACGATCCGCTGCCGGCGGTGAGCGATCCCGAAGCGGCGCTCGCCCCCGGGGCGCCGCGCGTGCACGCGCAGTTCCCGGACAACGTGGCCCTCGCCTGGTCCTGGAGCGAGGGCGACGTGGACGGCGCCTTCGCCCGCGCCCGGACGGTCGTCCGCCTCCGCCTGCGCAACCAGCGCGTGGCCGGCATGGCCCTGGAGCCGCGCGGCTGCCTGGCCGAGTTCCGCGGCGGTGCGCTCACGGTGTGGGCGGGCACCCAGACGCCCCATCGTCTCCGCTGGGGCCTCGCGCAGATGCTGAGGCTGCCCGAGTCCGCGGTGCGCGTGATCGCGCCCGACGTGGGCGGCGGGTTCGGATGCAAGATCGGTTTCTACGCCGACGAGGCGCTCTGCGCGTGGGCCGCCCGGCGCCTGGGACGGCCGGTCAAGCTCGTCCTCACCCGCCGCGAAGATTTCTTGACGACCACCCAGGGGCGCGGCCAGCTCAACGACGTGGAAGCGGCGGTGGCCGAGGACGGCACCGTCCTGGCGCTCCGCTGCCGGACGATCGCCGATCTCGGCGCCTATCTGGAATCGCTGACGCCGTATCCGGGCATGCTGACCGGACGGCTCCTTACCGGTCCCTACCGCATCCCGGCAGCGCGCTACGAGCTGACCAGCGTGTTCACCAACGCGATGGCCACCGCGCCCTACCGCGGCGCCGGGCGCCCGGAGGCGACGTACCTGCTCGAGCGAACGATGGACGAGATCGCGCGCACGATCGGGCTCGACCCGGCGGAGGTCCGACGCCGCAACCTGATCCGCTCCGAGGAGTTCCCGTATCGCGCGCCGTCGGGGCTCCTCTACGACTCCGGCCAGTACGAAGCGGCACTCGACCGGGCGCTGGCGATGGTCGACTACAAGCGCTTCCGCGACCTCCAGCACCGCGGGCGCGAGGAAGGGCGGTATCTCGGCATCGGCTTTTCCACCTTCATGGAGACGGCGGGCGTCGGCCCGTCCAAGATCACGCCCATCTTCGGCTGGGAGAGCGCCACCGTGCGCGTGGAGATGTCGGGCAAGGTCACCGTGCTCACGGGCACGAGCCCGCACGGCCAGGGGCTCGAAACGGCCTTCGCTCAGATCGCCGCCGATCGCCTCGGCCTTCCGATGGATGATGTGGCCGTACTCCACGGCGACACCGCCGTCGTGGCCGCGGGCGTGGGGACGTTCGGCAGCCGCTCCATCGCCGTCGGCGGTCCCGCCGTCGCCGCGTCGATCGACAAGGTGCTCGACAAGGCGCGGCCGATCGCGGCGGCGCTGCTCGAGGCCGCCGCCGACGATATCGTCTTCGACGGCGGTCGGTTTTCGGTGCGCGGCGTGCCGGATCGGGCCCTGACGCTGGCCGACGTCGCCGCGGCCGCCTGGGCAGCCAAGACGCTCCCCGCCGGCCTGGAGCCCGGGCTCGAGGCCACGACCGTGTGGGATCCGCCGAACTTCACCTTCCCGTCGGGCACTCACGTGGCCGTGGTGGAGGTCGATCCCGAGTCGGGCGGGGTCCGCCTGCTTCGCGTCGTGGCCGTGGACGACTGCGGGCGCGTCATCAACCCGCTCCTCGTCGAGGGACAGATCCAGGGAGGGCTCGCCCAGGGCCTCGGCCAGGCCCTCTGGGAGCAGGTGGCCTACGACGAGACCGGGCAGTGTCTCACGGCGTCGCTCATGGACTATGCGGTCCCGAAGGCCGACGCGCTGCCGCCCTACGAGCTCGACCGGATCGAGACGCCCTCGCCGGTCAACCCGCTGGGCGCCAAGGGCTGCGGCGAGGCGGGCACGATCGGCTCCACGCCCGCCGCCGTCAACGCGGTCATCGACGCGCTGGCCCCCTTCGGTGTCACGCATCTCGACATGCCGCTCACCGCCGCGCGCGTGTGGTCGGCGATCCAACAGGCCCAACACTCAAGGAGATGA
- a CDS encoding UbiD family decarboxylase gives MSQDLRSFIAEYERADPEEVVRIAEPVGIEHDVMALVLEYERRRRYPVLLFEHVKGYDIPIVANVVASRRALAFALGVPANRLAAEYARRIKERIKPVVVPDPPFRHRRLSGDAVDLGALPIPVYFPGDAGRYLTAGMVVARDPDTGVETEGYHRFQVKGRNRMGVSLHSRRRMFEYQRRAEAKNQPLPCAIVLGLHPLVSMGSLAYPPPDVGKFEVVGGLLGEPLEIAPCATIDLHVPATAEIVIEGEILPHAREPEGPFGEFTGYFSRRSTEHVFVARAIAMREHPWFQSIGSGRAGDHITTLGLIREAEITNALTRVIPNVTGVHVPLSGTSSFIAYVSIKQSRPGEAKHVIPIVLGVDHYLKLVIVVDDDIDVFDESDVLWAVATRMQADRDLLIISGSLGALLDPSADDRGITAKLGIDATRPFGQPFGEKLVMAPDRMAWARALVDKLSSSGGRPS, from the coding sequence ATGAGCCAGGATCTCCGGAGCTTCATCGCCGAGTACGAGCGAGCCGACCCCGAGGAGGTCGTCCGCATCGCCGAGCCCGTGGGGATCGAGCACGACGTGATGGCGCTCGTGCTCGAGTACGAGCGCCGCCGGCGGTACCCGGTCCTCCTCTTCGAGCACGTCAAGGGCTACGACATCCCGATCGTCGCCAACGTGGTAGCCAGCCGCCGCGCGCTGGCCTTCGCGCTCGGCGTCCCCGCGAACAGGCTGGCCGCCGAGTACGCCCGGCGCATCAAGGAGCGGATCAAGCCGGTCGTCGTGCCGGACCCGCCGTTCCGGCACCGCCGGCTGAGCGGTGACGCCGTCGATCTGGGGGCGCTTCCGATTCCCGTCTACTTCCCCGGCGACGCGGGTCGCTATCTCACCGCGGGGATGGTGGTGGCACGCGACCCCGACACCGGAGTCGAGACGGAGGGCTACCACCGCTTCCAGGTCAAGGGGCGCAACCGGATGGGCGTGAGCCTGCACTCGCGGCGCCGCATGTTCGAGTACCAGCGGCGCGCCGAGGCCAAGAACCAGCCGCTGCCCTGCGCGATCGTCCTCGGGCTCCACCCGCTGGTCTCGATGGGCTCACTGGCCTATCCGCCGCCGGACGTCGGGAAGTTCGAGGTGGTGGGCGGTCTCCTGGGCGAGCCTCTGGAAATCGCGCCGTGCGCGACGATCGATCTCCACGTCCCGGCCACGGCGGAGATCGTGATCGAGGGCGAGATCCTGCCGCACGCGCGCGAGCCGGAAGGCCCGTTCGGCGAGTTCACCGGCTACTTCTCGCGGCGCAGCACCGAACACGTGTTCGTCGCCCGGGCCATCGCCATGCGCGAGCATCCGTGGTTCCAGTCGATCGGCTCGGGCCGCGCCGGCGACCACATCACGACCCTCGGCCTCATCCGGGAGGCCGAGATCACCAACGCCCTCACCCGCGTGATCCCCAACGTGACCGGGGTCCACGTGCCGCTCTCCGGCACCTCCTCCTTCATCGCCTATGTGTCCATCAAGCAGAGCCGGCCCGGCGAGGCCAAGCACGTGATCCCCATCGTGCTGGGCGTGGACCATTATTTGAAGCTGGTGATCGTCGTCGACGACGACATCGATGTGTTCGATGAATCGGACGTGCTGTGGGCGGTCGCGACACGGATGCAGGCCGACCGCGATTTACTCATCATCTCCGGCAGCCTCGGCGCCCTGCTCGACCCCAGCGCCGACGACCGCGGCATCACCGCCAAGCTCGGCATCGACGCCACCCGCCCCTTCGGTCAGCCGTTCGGCGAGAAGCTCGTCATGGCGCCCGACCGCATGGCCTGGGCCCGCGCTCTGGTGGACAAACTCAGCTCGTCAGGGGGACGCCCGTCATGA
- a CDS encoding Gfo/Idh/MocA family oxidoreductase: MNALILVGCGWIALRHAAAARRLGLPLIFASRDPGRARAYARRFGGLAAYGSYEEALRDPRGRGAVICTPHDRHLPDALLALRCGRHVLVEKPIARTFDEADQMIAAAAEAGRVLMVAEQFHFMPAFRRVKALLEAGRLGDLREIHLVARGFHGRQGWRLDAETAGGGALIDGGIHYVHNLRWWGGRVRRVFALRPPQTVLALPGEDAVSLLAEMPGGAVGFLSNSLAAPGLPKFQWTTVTGARATCFVDNRGRWVAVRGGGGFRLWLCRRDMRGYRAMLSAFRDAMDRGKADEMDGAAGRDDLAVVLAAYRSIAERRPVELTC; the protein is encoded by the coding sequence ATGAACGCCCTCATCCTTGTTGGATGCGGCTGGATCGCGCTGCGTCACGCGGCGGCGGCACGACGCCTGGGCCTGCCGCTGATCTTCGCCAGCCGCGACCCCGGCCGCGCGCGGGCCTACGCCAGGCGGTTTGGAGGCCTGGCGGCCTACGGCTCGTACGAGGAGGCGCTGCGCGACCCCCGCGGGCGGGGCGCCGTCATCTGCACGCCTCACGACCGCCATCTGCCCGATGCGCTGCTGGCGCTCAGGTGCGGCCGGCACGTCCTCGTCGAGAAGCCGATCGCCCGGACGTTCGACGAGGCCGACCAGATGATCGCCGCCGCCGCCGAGGCCGGGCGCGTGCTGATGGTCGCCGAGCAGTTCCACTTCATGCCCGCGTTCCGTCGCGTGAAGGCGCTGCTGGAGGCCGGACGCCTGGGCGACCTGCGCGAGATCCATCTCGTCGCCCGCGGGTTCCACGGACGGCAGGGCTGGCGGCTGGACGCGGAGACCGCGGGCGGCGGCGCGCTGATCGACGGGGGCATCCACTACGTCCACAACTTGCGGTGGTGGGGCGGCAGGGTCCGGCGGGTCTTCGCACTCCGCCCGCCCCAGACCGTCCTGGCCCTGCCCGGCGAGGACGCGGTCAGCCTGCTCGCCGAGATGCCCGGCGGGGCCGTCGGCTTCCTCTCCAATTCTCTTGCCGCCCCGGGCCTGCCGAAGTTTCAATGGACCACAGTGACGGGAGCACGGGCGACCTGCTTCGTGGACAATCGAGGGCGCTGGGTCGCGGTGCGCGGAGGCGGGGGCTTCCGGCTGTGGCTTTGCCGCCGCGATATGCGCGGGTACCGGGCGATGTTGTCCGCATTTCGTGACGCGATGGACCGGGGCAAAGCCGACGAGATGGACGGCGCGGCCGGACGTGACGACCTCGCCGTGGTGCTCGCCGCCTACCGATCGATCGCCGAGCGCCGTCCTGTCGAGCTGACATGCTGA
- a CDS encoding isochorismatase family cysteine hydrolase, with product MVSPPIRLDPKTTAVVAIDMHRGHLDPSVATLPLPAERCGPLIKRAAALFADLRRLGVPVVHVVTEYRDPGEIAANPFWKVAHDDPTKARRGILKHNLAGGAGVEVIPELRDPRDLIVRGKKRYNSFQATDLEFVLRRRLGVEALILAGINTTTCVLCAGFEATNRDFRVVIAAEAVDSMDGEEMHRFALTLMAAAIGWPLSNTEILQALGA from the coding sequence ATGGTGAGCCCCCCGATCCGGCTCGACCCCAAGACCACGGCGGTGGTGGCGATCGACATGCACCGCGGGCACCTCGACCCCTCCGTGGCCACGCTGCCGCTGCCGGCCGAGCGCTGCGGCCCGCTCATCAAGCGGGCGGCCGCGCTCTTCGCCGACCTGCGCCGGCTCGGCGTCCCCGTCGTCCACGTCGTCACCGAATATCGTGACCCCGGCGAGATCGCCGCCAACCCCTTCTGGAAGGTCGCGCACGACGATCCGACGAAGGCCCGCCGCGGCATCCTCAAGCACAACCTGGCCGGCGGCGCCGGGGTGGAGGTCATCCCCGAGCTGCGCGACCCGCGCGACCTCATCGTGCGAGGCAAGAAGCGCTACAACTCCTTCCAGGCGACCGACCTCGAGTTCGTCCTGCGCCGCCGGCTGGGGGTGGAGGCGCTGATCCTGGCCGGCATCAACACCACCACGTGCGTGCTCTGCGCGGGCTTCGAGGCGACGAACCGCGATTTCCGCGTCGTCATCGCCGCCGAAGCGGTGGACTCCATGGACGGCGAGGAGATGCATCGCTTCGCGCTCACGCTGATGGCGGCGGCGATCGGCTGGCCGCTGTCGAACACGGAGATTCTTCAGGCGCTCGGCGCCTGA
- a CDS encoding cyclase family protein — translation MKHYIDLSVTVNDSTMSPPSTNMRLEITPHRRGPGFWQVSTVRQSLHTGAHIDSPLHVYKDGITTADIGLDQVIGEALVVDLSFVGPNHAVTIDDLRRGGADEVKRGDIVLLRTDWTDKMYGKWPDYFTQSPYFPPESAEWLVAKGPKNIGFDFFEEYCARLPDFSSEDFPMHRVILGAGVVIMEGLTNLGALPRRRVDFFAPFYKIAGTEGAPARFFATV, via the coding sequence ATGAAGCACTACATCGATCTCTCGGTCACCGTGAACGACAGCACGATGAGCCCGCCGTCCACCAACATGCGGCTCGAGATCACGCCGCACCGGCGGGGACCGGGGTTCTGGCAGGTCTCCACCGTGCGCCAGAGCCTGCACACCGGCGCCCACATCGACTCCCCGCTGCACGTATATAAGGATGGGATCACCACCGCGGACATCGGGCTGGACCAGGTGATCGGGGAGGCGCTGGTCGTGGACCTCTCCTTCGTGGGCCCCAACCACGCGGTCACCATCGACGATCTCCGGCGGGGCGGCGCCGACGAGGTGAAGCGGGGCGACATCGTGCTGCTGCGCACCGACTGGACCGACAAGATGTACGGCAAGTGGCCCGACTACTTCACCCAGTCGCCCTACTTCCCGCCCGAGTCGGCGGAGTGGCTGGTGGCCAAGGGCCCCAAGAACATCGGCTTCGACTTCTTCGAGGAGTACTGCGCCCGCCTGCCCGACTTCAGCTCCGAGGACTTCCCCATGCACCGGGTCATCCTGGGCGCGGGCGTGGTGATCATGGAGGGCTTGACCAACCTCGGCGCGCTGCCCCGTCGCCGGGTGGACTTCTTCGCGCCCTTCTACAAGATCGCGGGCACCGAGGGGGCGCCGGCGAGGTTCTTCGCCACCGTCTAG
- a CDS encoding NAD(P)-dependent oxidoreductase translates to MTTVGIVGLGLLGHAVASRLHAAGHQIVGYDVLPDRMQALGALGGQPAASAAAVAKASQAVCTVLPSLATVEEAILGPDGVLAGARPAQVVIQMSTISPALTERLAHAVAARGLGFLDCPISGTSAQVAQGDGIVIVGGDRALFEQWRPVLEAVLPRAFWVGAAGRAMFVKLVANLLIGLHSAAAAEALAMARAGGLDPGMVLEVLAASAATSRMLEVRGPLIVRGEFPPQMKLDLFMKDLHLIQAAAASVGAPLPLTDLAERLYAAAQAEGHAGEDLSVVVTVLESLARVRRP, encoded by the coding sequence ATGACGACGGTCGGGATCGTCGGCCTCGGGCTTCTCGGCCACGCCGTGGCCTCGCGCCTCCACGCCGCCGGCCATCAAATCGTTGGCTACGACGTGCTGCCCGACCGGATGCAGGCGCTCGGCGCGCTGGGCGGCCAGCCTGCCGCCTCCGCGGCCGCGGTGGCCAAGGCCTCCCAGGCCGTGTGCACCGTCCTGCCGTCGCTGGCCACGGTGGAGGAGGCGATCCTCGGCCCCGACGGCGTGCTGGCCGGGGCGCGCCCCGCGCAGGTCGTCATCCAGATGAGCACGATCTCACCCGCGCTGACCGAGCGCCTGGCCCACGCGGTGGCCGCGCGCGGGCTCGGGTTCCTCGACTGCCCGATCAGCGGCACCAGCGCCCAGGTCGCGCAGGGCGACGGCATCGTCATCGTCGGCGGCGACCGCGCCCTCTTCGAGCAGTGGCGACCGGTGCTGGAGGCCGTGCTGCCGCGGGCCTTCTGGGTGGGGGCGGCGGGGCGGGCGATGTTCGTCAAGCTGGTGGCCAACCTGCTCATCGGCCTGCACAGCGCGGCGGCCGCCGAGGCGCTGGCCATGGCGCGCGCCGGCGGGCTCGATCCCGGCATGGTCCTCGAAGTCCTGGCCGCGAGCGCGGCGACCTCGCGCATGCTCGAGGTGCGCGGTCCGCTGATCGTGCGCGGCGAGTTTCCGCCCCAGATGAAGCTCGATCTCTTCATGAAGGACCTGCACCTGATCCAGGCGGCGGCGGCGAGCGTGGGCGCCCCGCTTCCGCTCACCGACCTGGCCGAGCGCCTCTACGCCGCCGCGCAGGCGGAGGGTCACGCGGGCGAAGACCTCTCGGTGGTGGTGACGGTGCTGGAGTCGCTGGCTAGGGTGCGACGCCCTTGA